A genomic region of Elaeis guineensis isolate ETL-2024a chromosome 9, EG11, whole genome shotgun sequence contains the following coding sequences:
- the LOC105031951 gene encoding aldehyde oxidase GLOX-like — MVAIHGDHVSTKMRKVATSLLLLVLMEWWGTHGGAQATGGGKGGKWELLLNNSGVVAMHMTLTHRNTVLMFDQTSAGPSQYRLRPSGKRCTDDVYDPTCWAHSVEYDIATNTIRPLVIDTDTWCSSGAFLGNGTLAQTGGFGNGTRKVRYFNPCSDRRCDWIESEKLLASNRWYATNQILPEKDRVFIVGGLNAFDYEFLPKSSEKEGAFELPFLRQTYDRMVDKGNNLYPFVHLSSDGNLFIFANRDSILFDHHHHQIIKTFPRIPGDGARNYPSTGSSVMLPLEHEDVFRKVEIMVCGGSVSGAPRAAKRGQFLDALRSCGRLVITDENPEWAMEEMPGPRVMNDMLILPTGHILIINGATQGRV, encoded by the exons atggTGGCGATCCATGGTGATCATGTCTCTACCAAGATGAGAAAAGTAGCAACAAGTCTACTCTTGCTCGTGCTAATGGAGTGGTGGGGCACTCATGGTGGTGCTCAAGCTACAGGAGGCGGGAAAGGAGGGAAGTGGGAGCTTCTCCTCAACAACTCCGGCGTGGTGGCCATGCACATGACCCTCACCCATCGCAACACCGTCCTCATGTTCGACCAGACCAGCGCCGGCCCCTCGCAGTATCGCCTCCGCCCCTCCGGCAAGCGGTGCACCGACGACGTCTACGATCCCACCTGCTGGGCTCACTCCGTCGAGTACGACATCGCCACCAACACGATCCGCCCCCTCGTCATCGACACCGACACCTGGTGCTCCTCCGGCGCCTTCCTCGGAAACGGCACCCTCGCCCAGACCGGCGGCTTCGGAAACGGCACTCGGAAAGTTCGTTACTTCAACCCTTGCTCCGACCGCCGCTGCGATTGGATCGAGTCGGAGAAATTGCTCGCCAGTAACCGGTGGTACGCGACGAACCAGATACTCCCGGAGAAGGACCGAGTCTTCATCGTCGGCGGCCTCAATGCCTTCGACTATGAGTTCCTTCCTAAATCCTCGGAGAAAGAAGGCGCCTTCGAGCTGCCGTTCTTGCGCCAGACTTATGATCGGATGGTAGACAAGGGCAACAACTTATATCCCTTCGTGCACCTCTCTTCCGACGGCAATCTATTCATCTTTGCGAACCGCGACTCGATACTCTtcgaccaccaccaccaccagatTATCAAGACGTTTCCTCGAATCCCGGGGGATGGGGCGCGGAACTACCCGAGCACCGGCTCATCGGTGATGCTCCCATTAGAGCATGAAGACGTGTTCCGTAAAGTGGAGATTATGGTATGCGGAGGCTCCGTTTCCGGAGCGCCCCGGGCGGCGAAGCGGGGTCAGTTTTTGGATGCCTTGAGGTCGTGCGGTCGGTTGGTGATCACCGACGAGAACCCCGAGTGGGCGATGGAGGAGATGCCCGGGCCGCGGGTCATGAACGACATGCTGATCCTCCCCACCGGCCATATCCTTATCATCAATGGGGCGACGCAAGG GAGAGTGTAG